In the Clostridium beijerinckii genome, one interval contains:
- a CDS encoding DUF4179 domain-containing protein yields the protein MINKKTNKLLSSMIGAALMIGLIQMPAFAVDNVQAQSSYAVNSGLIGNNNSVEQNGVKITLNSVVGTKNKLKATITIQTPTPFDKDDRETANVLLNYGENKFNGGSTSFRHPDDKTLVITIEDRFNKSALPEKGPLRIDVVMQKYKVNVGLDANVDFSDSLKNSMEKDYSIKIPQFDSTFNKLESDILGTHLSFTEPEETSLMRNNDVLTEHSFILKAGDKMYSLRHSNSYSSSSDENDRSIVTTYQAEGATYEKIKDQTSISLIPISFTINSKDQKNLYKEEHNDKDMQTINNVSYAKTFDFSDGSKGEIYNIQRDDNSVKVYLKGVNEKESLLLASSLFMDYKDENSKKDYYDHDYYDGNERTTFYRDSSDSLGYIVEFSNVKKDVNTQINYDPTISLINAFTVGDEIQLSK from the coding sequence ATGATAAACAAAAAAACAAATAAGTTATTAAGTTCCATGATTGGAGCTGCTTTAATGATCGGACTTATTCAAATGCCTGCCTTTGCTGTTGATAATGTACAAGCCCAATCGTCCTATGCAGTTAACTCTGGATTAATTGGAAATAACAATTCTGTTGAGCAAAATGGAGTCAAAATAACTCTAAATAGTGTTGTTGGGACAAAAAATAAACTCAAAGCTACAATCACAATACAGACCCCAACGCCTTTTGATAAAGATGACAGAGAAACAGCAAATGTTTTATTAAACTATGGCGAAAATAAATTTAATGGTGGAAGTACGTCATTTAGGCATCCAGATGACAAGACATTAGTTATAACCATTGAAGATAGATTTAATAAATCTGCATTACCTGAAAAAGGTCCTTTAAGAATTGATGTCGTAATGCAAAAATACAAGGTTAATGTTGGATTAGATGCAAACGTTGATTTTTCAGACTCATTAAAAAATTCAATGGAAAAGGATTATTCAATTAAAATTCCTCAATTTGATTCTACATTTAATAAGTTAGAATCCGATATTTTGGGCACTCATCTTTCTTTCACTGAACCGGAAGAAACTTCTTTAATGCGAAATAATGATGTATTAACCGAACATTCCTTTATCTTAAAAGCTGGAGATAAAATGTATTCGTTGAGACATTCTAACAGCTATTCATCTAGCAGTGATGAAAATGACAGGTCAATAGTAACTACTTATCAAGCAGAAGGAGCAACTTATGAAAAAATAAAAGATCAAACATCTATAAGCTTAATACCTATAAGCTTTACTATTAACTCAAAGGATCAAAAAAACTTATATAAAGAAGAACATAATGATAAAGACATGCAAACTATCAATAATGTAAGTTATGCCAAGACTTTTGATTTTTCTGATGGAAGTAAAGGCGAAATCTATAATATTCAAAGAGACGATAATAGCGTAAAAGTTTATCTAAAAGGAGTAAATGAAAAAGAAAGTTTATTACTTGCAAGTAGTTTGTTTATGGATTATAAAGATGAGAATAGTAAAAAAGATTATTATGATCATGATTATTACGACGGTAACGAACGCACTACTTTCTACAGAGACTCAAGTGATTCTTTAGGTTATATTGTAGAATTTAGTAATGTAAAAAAAGATGTAAATACTCAAATAAACTATGACCCAACCATAAGTTTAATTAATGCATTTACTGTTGGAGATGAAATCCAATTATCCAAGTAA
- a CDS encoding methyl-accepting chemotaxis protein, which yields MRSIKTKLTVFFGLIIGIACIGLGIVSVISSLNGLKSNLNKTLPKIAEQTANNIQGRIEGELNSLEAIAARPDINDPNSLLQDKLSILLGEVKRIGCSRLSYIDKEGNLTNTLGATSNVKDREYFKKAMNGVSSVSDPLINKTDGSLLVIYAVPIKYNNEIVGVLAESQDGNDLSDFTDQVKFGQTGAAFMINNSGVVIAHKNRDLVTQMYNGIEAAEKDTNLQGLANVEKKMISGETGLGEYQYEGVDKFISYAPVKETNWSVGVTIARNEILSELSTLEISVALSSIVFILIGLGIIYIISNSISKGIKSTSKHLELLAEGNLCEEVSTRYLNSKDEIGVMTNAMKSMQESLGTMIKKMKENSSNINSQSENLASISEEIASVSHNVAEAISEVAKGTSNQSEELINITDILDEFSNKLSRMVKEIQVVDSNSREISLMANDSSSEMKGLNQSVINVSNSFKEFYSKVISLGKDINEINEITSLINSIAEQTDLLALNAAIEAARAGEAGRGFSVVADEIRKLAEQSKESSENISKLISLISNNADIIVQESTTMDDEMRNQGKIIDNSIASFKKIIQAVDEVIPKIETVKSSADNIENDKNAILNRINGLSSISVEVSASAEEISASSEEVNASTEEVASSAQMLSDMTNEMIEEANKFKV from the coding sequence ATGAGAAGTATAAAAACAAAATTAACGGTATTTTTTGGGCTGATAATAGGAATTGCATGTATTGGATTAGGCATAGTTTCGGTTATAAGCTCATTAAATGGATTAAAGTCAAATTTAAATAAGACTTTACCTAAAATTGCAGAGCAAACCGCAAATAATATTCAAGGAAGAATTGAGGGAGAATTAAATTCACTAGAGGCTATTGCCGCAAGACCAGATATAAATGATCCTAATAGCTTATTACAAGACAAATTATCGATTCTTTTAGGTGAAGTTAAGAGGATTGGTTGCAGTAGACTAAGTTATATAGATAAAGAGGGAAATCTTACAAATACATTGGGAGCAACTTCTAATGTAAAAGATAGAGAATATTTTAAGAAAGCTATGAATGGTGTAAGCAGCGTATCAGATCCGTTAATAAATAAAACTGATGGAAGTCTTCTAGTTATATATGCAGTTCCTATTAAATACAATAATGAGATTGTAGGAGTATTAGCAGAATCACAGGATGGTAATGACTTAAGCGATTTTACAGATCAGGTTAAGTTTGGACAAACAGGTGCTGCATTTATGATAAATAACAGTGGAGTAGTAATAGCCCATAAAAATAGGGACTTAGTTACTCAAATGTATAATGGGATTGAGGCGGCAGAAAAGGATACCAATTTGCAGGGGTTAGCAAATGTTGAAAAGAAAATGATTTCTGGAGAGACAGGATTGGGTGAATATCAATATGAAGGGGTAGATAAATTTATAAGCTATGCTCCAGTAAAAGAAACTAATTGGTCTGTAGGAGTTACAATAGCAAGAAATGAAATATTATCAGAATTAAGCACTTTGGAAATTTCAGTTGCATTATCATCTATAGTATTCATATTAATTGGACTTGGGATAATATACATAATTTCAAATAGTATATCTAAAGGAATAAAGTCTACATCAAAGCACTTGGAATTACTAGCAGAAGGTAATTTATGTGAAGAAGTTTCTACTAGGTATTTGAATTCAAAAGATGAAATCGGTGTTATGACTAATGCAATGAAATCAATGCAAGAATCTTTAGGAACAATGATTAAAAAAATGAAAGAAAATTCTTCAAATATTAATTCACAATCAGAAAATCTAGCATCGATATCAGAAGAGATAGCAAGCGTATCACATAATGTTGCAGAAGCAATATCTGAAGTTGCGAAAGGGACAAGCAATCAATCTGAAGAGTTAATAAATATAACAGATATTCTTGATGAATTTAGTAATAAGTTATCGAGAATGGTTAAAGAGATACAAGTTGTAGATTCGAATTCTAGAGAAATAAGTTTAATGGCAAATGATAGCAGTAGCGAAATGAAAGGATTAAATCAATCAGTAATAAATGTAAGTAATTCATTTAAAGAGTTTTATAGTAAAGTTATATCGCTTGGAAAAGACATAAACGAAATAAATGAGATTACAAGCCTTATAAATAGTATTGCAGAACAAACAGATTTATTGGCACTAAATGCGGCTATTGAAGCGGCTAGGGCAGGAGAAGCAGGAAGAGGATTTTCAGTAGTTGCTGATGAAATAAGAAAGCTTGCTGAACAATCAAAAGAATCATCTGAAAATATTAGTAAATTAATAAGTTTAATATCTAACAATGCTGATATTATAGTTCAGGAATCGACTACTATGGATGATGAAATGAGAAATCAAGGTAAAATTATAGATAATTCAATAGCATCTTTCAAGAAAATAATACAAGCAGTGGATGAAGTGATTCCTAAAATTGAAACAGTTAAAAGTTCTGCTGATAACATAGAAAATGATAAGAATGCCATTTTGAATAGAATAAATGGATTATCTTCAATTTCAGTAGAAGTCTCGGCATCAGCAGAAGAAATTTCAGCATCATCAGAGGAAGTGAATGCTTCAACAGAAGAAGTAGCATCTTCTGCACAAATGCTTAGTGATATGACTAATGAAATGATAGAAGAAGCAAATAAATTTAAAGTTTAG
- a CDS encoding IS3 family transposase, with amino-acid sequence MSKKLFSDEEIKSLSKNRYVKSVSKRGITYTDEFKILFIAERSKGKLPIHIFQDAEFDIDVIGNNRIWCASKRWRNAYNESGELGLRDSRKLNSGRPLKRELTVEEIIAKKDAEIAYWKAEAELLKKIELQERQVKNSKLSASSIFVIIQHIILTYNYKNMVSHLCEVALVSRSGYYNYLKSTGKRNRREEKDLELKDIILKAFNHRGYKKGSRSIKMVLENEFNLIINRKCIQRIMRKYNIECPIRKANPYRRMMKATHEHTVVPNILNREFKQDLVGKVLLTDITYLTYGASNRAYLSTIKDASTNEILSYQLSNSLTLDIATETIKKLMKNHKNLLNKDAFIHSDQGVHYTSPRFQKLLKKYKIGQSMSRRGNCWDNAPQESFFGHMKDEIDLKSCSTFEELEASIDNYMEYYNNYRYQWGLKKLAPVQYRNQLIAA; translated from the coding sequence ATGAGTAAAAAATTATTTTCAGATGAAGAAATTAAAAGTTTATCAAAAAATAGATATGTTAAATCTGTAAGTAAACGTGGAATTACATATACAGATGAATTTAAAATATTGTTTATCGCTGAGCGTAGCAAGGGAAAACTACCTATTCATATTTTTCAAGATGCTGAATTTGATATAGATGTTATTGGAAATAATAGAATTTGGTGTGCAAGTAAAAGATGGCGTAATGCTTATAATGAATCAGGAGAGCTTGGTCTAAGAGATTCTAGAAAATTAAACAGTGGTCGTCCACTTAAACGTGAACTAACCGTTGAAGAAATAATAGCCAAAAAGGATGCAGAAATTGCTTATTGGAAAGCTGAGGCAGAACTATTAAAAAAAATCGAGCTGCAAGAAAGGCAGGTGAAAAATAGTAAACTAAGTGCATCATCAATCTTTGTAATAATACAACATATAATTTTGACATATAACTATAAAAATATGGTTTCACATTTATGCGAAGTAGCTTTAGTATCTAGATCAGGCTATTATAATTATTTAAAATCAACAGGCAAACGTAATCGTAGAGAAGAAAAGGATTTAGAATTGAAGGATATCATTCTTAAAGCATTTAATCATAGGGGCTACAAGAAAGGTTCTCGTTCTATAAAAATGGTGTTAGAGAATGAATTTAATCTTATAATAAATCGAAAATGTATACAACGAATCATGAGAAAATATAATATTGAGTGCCCAATTAGAAAAGCTAACCCTTATCGTAGAATGATGAAAGCTACTCATGAGCATACTGTTGTACCTAATATTTTAAATAGAGAATTCAAGCAAGATTTGGTCGGAAAAGTTTTATTAACAGATATAACTTATTTAACATATGGAGCATCCAATAGGGCTTATTTGTCAACTATTAAAGATGCTTCAACAAATGAAATTCTTTCATATCAGCTTTCCAATAGCCTTACATTAGATATAGCTACCGAAACTATTAAAAAGTTGATGAAAAATCACAAAAATTTACTAAATAAAGATGCCTTTATTCATTCGGATCAAGGAGTTCATTATACTAGTCCTAGATTTCAAAAACTTCTTAAAAAATATAAAATTGGTCAGTCTATGTCTAGGCGCGGAAATTGTTGGGATAATGCCCCGCAGGAATCATTTTTTGGTCATATGAAAGATGAAATTGACTTAAAAAGTTGTTCAACATTTGAAGAATTAGAAGCTTCAATTGATAACTATATGGAGTATTATAATAATTATAGATATCAGTGGGGACTTAAAAAGCTGGCTCCTGTACAATACAGAAACCAGCTCATAGCTGCCTAG
- a CDS encoding alpha/beta fold hydrolase gives MEMGKVFKTNEGKNDVIKFYDKFLQKLALSYEKFYVDTKYGKTFIIASGEKSNPPLILLHGSGMNSVMWLRDIKEYSKTYRVYAIDMLGEPGKSDENRPSLSGSSYAEWLKEVFENLSVERANIIGISLGAWLAIKFSVSYPEMASKLVLLCPSGVGPQKKSFIFKAIAYGILGEKGIDKLYYKVNGNQPIPEEMLKYQKLIGKSFNYRKETIPVFSDNELKLLTMPTVLFVGAKDIMLHSDKTARRLGNLLPHAQINILPKAGHSNVNDVNKIVEWFNFSDQ, from the coding sequence ATGGAGATGGGCAAAGTATTTAAAACAAATGAAGGAAAAAATGATGTTATAAAATTTTATGATAAATTCCTTCAAAAATTGGCACTATCATATGAAAAGTTTTATGTAGATACGAAATATGGAAAGACGTTTATTATAGCTAGCGGTGAAAAAAGTAATCCACCTCTTATATTACTGCATGGCAGTGGCATGAATTCTGTAATGTGGTTAAGAGATATAAAGGAGTATTCTAAAACTTACAGAGTGTATGCTATAGATATGTTGGGTGAGCCTGGGAAAAGTGATGAAAACCGTCCTTCATTAAGTGGGTCTTCTTATGCAGAATGGCTTAAGGAGGTTTTTGAAAATTTATCAGTTGAAAGAGCAAATATTATTGGGATTTCATTAGGGGCATGGCTGGCAATAAAGTTTTCAGTAAGTTATCCAGAAATGGCATCTAAACTTGTATTGCTTTGCCCCTCTGGCGTAGGCCCACAAAAGAAATCTTTCATTTTTAAAGCTATTGCTTATGGGATTTTAGGAGAAAAAGGCATAGATAAATTATATTATAAAGTTAATGGAAATCAGCCGATACCAGAAGAAATGTTAAAATATCAAAAGCTTATAGGAAAGAGCTTCAATTATAGAAAAGAGACAATTCCTGTATTTTCTGATAATGAATTAAAGCTATTAACCATGCCAACAGTGTTATTTGTGGGAGCAAAGGATATAATGTTACATTCAGATAAGACTGCAAGGCGTTTAGGTAATTTACTTCCACATGCGCAAATAAATATTTTACCTAAGGCTGGACATTCAAATGTTAATGATGTAAATAAGATAGTAGAATGGTTTAATTTTAGTGATCAATAA
- a CDS encoding DUF4180 domain-containing protein, with protein sequence MNYKVVNKNNVKYIEFASEVWKLSSEQDAVDCISICMENDVYTIMFHSNVLSEDFFNLKTRIAGMALQKFINYHVKVAVIIENEEKLNDRFKEMIMESNKGNNFRTFKDTAEAESWISKL encoded by the coding sequence TTGAATTATAAAGTGGTAAATAAAAATAATGTTAAATATATAGAATTTGCTTCTGAAGTATGGAAACTTTCTTCAGAGCAAGATGCGGTGGATTGTATATCTATTTGTATGGAAAATGACGTTTATACAATTATGTTTCATTCAAATGTATTATCTGAAGATTTTTTCAATCTTAAGACTAGGATTGCGGGTATGGCGTTGCAAAAATTTATAAATTATCACGTGAAAGTCGCAGTTATTATAGAAAATGAAGAAAAACTTAATGATAGATTTAAAGAAATGATCATGGAATCTAACAAAGGAAACAATTTTAGAACTTTTAAGGACACTGCAGAAGCTGAAAGTTGGATTTCGAAATTATGA
- a CDS encoding helix-turn-helix domain-containing protein — protein MENQFYTIDKVAEILGMHHKTIRKFITEGKLAASKVGKQWRISGHDLSLFMEKNNVNINNKKASDESSIDFLTNGEVKETEKQKINVSTVVDINDVDKEQYFRISNTLIAVMNCKDPKMGKSTINMKYDEKENRLRVLLWGNVSFIEEMLNSISMLVEQTNI, from the coding sequence ATGGAGAATCAATTTTATACAATAGATAAAGTAGCAGAAATATTAGGCATGCATCATAAAACTATTAGAAAGTTTATAACAGAAGGAAAACTTGCTGCAAGTAAAGTGGGAAAGCAATGGAGAATTTCTGGTCATGATTTAAGTCTTTTTATGGAAAAGAATAATGTTAATATAAATAATAAAAAAGCAAGTGATGAATCAAGTATTGATTTTCTTACTAATGGAGAAGTTAAAGAAACCGAAAAACAAAAAATAAATGTATCTACTGTTGTTGATATAAATGATGTGGATAAAGAACAATACTTTAGAATATCAAATACTCTTATAGCAGTAATGAATTGTAAAGACCCTAAAATGGGAAAATCAACAATTAATATGAAATATGATGAAAAAGAAAACAGGCTAAGGGTTTTATTATGGGGGAATGTAAGCTTCATTGAAGAAATGCTAAATTCCATTTCTATGCTTGTGGAACAAACTAATATATAG
- a CDS encoding epoxyqueuosine reductase — MTLLADKIKSAALNLGYEKCGIIKISDIDGYKERLDERVERVPESKGFYQGQYRFTQLQETYPWAKSIVICVRRYGKYHIPEHLKGMIAKYYLVDARKDKNSKDFQDSVKFEEYMQELGLRAETERGFGLVPLRFAAMKAGLGIVRKNNFFYTENGSSVYLDAWLIDKELEAVEIPNVRPCSDKCNLCMKACPSASLSKPYTMNPIACVSCITTFMGRDMINEKYREEIGNWVYGCDACQDACPMNKNRWQETEEFPNLQELSEHISLEKIIKMDYKFLEEVMQPKFWYIDKSSVWKWKVNAINVMVNDYKEQYKEHILYACNDSNPKVREMAEWAIEKLNLK, encoded by the coding sequence ATGACTTTATTAGCAGATAAAATAAAAAGTGCAGCATTAAATTTAGGATATGAAAAGTGTGGAATCATTAAAATATCTGATATAGATGGCTATAAAGAAAGACTTGATGAACGTGTTGAACGTGTTCCAGAGTCTAAAGGTTTTTATCAAGGTCAATATCGTTTTACACAATTGCAGGAGACTTATCCTTGGGCAAAATCAATTGTAATATGTGTGAGAAGATATGGCAAATATCATATTCCAGAACATTTAAAAGGCATGATTGCAAAATACTATTTGGTTGATGCAAGAAAAGATAAGAATTCTAAAGATTTTCAAGATAGCGTAAAATTTGAAGAATATATGCAAGAGTTAGGGCTTAGAGCAGAAACTGAAAGAGGTTTTGGTCTTGTACCACTACGCTTTGCAGCTATGAAAGCTGGACTTGGAATAGTTCGAAAGAATAATTTCTTTTATACTGAAAATGGCTCATCAGTGTATTTGGATGCATGGCTTATTGATAAGGAATTAGAAGCAGTAGAAATACCAAATGTAAGACCTTGTTCTGATAAATGCAATTTATGCATGAAGGCATGCCCTTCAGCTTCATTATCAAAACCATATACAATGAATCCTATAGCATGTGTATCTTGCATAACTACATTTATGGGAAGAGATATGATTAATGAAAAATATAGAGAAGAAATAGGAAATTGGGTTTATGGGTGTGATGCTTGCCAAGATGCATGCCCTATGAATAAAAATCGTTGGCAGGAAACAGAAGAATTTCCTAATCTGCAGGAGTTAAGTGAACATATATCTCTAGAAAAAATAATCAAAATGGATTATAAATTTTTAGAAGAAGTTATGCAGCCTAAGTTTTGGTATATAGATAAATCAAGTGTTTGGAAATGGAAAGTTAATGCTATCAATGTAATGGTAAATGACTATAAAGAGCAATATAAAGAACATATACTGTATGCTTGTAATGATAGTAATCCAAAGGTACGAGAAATGGCAGAGTGGGCAATTGAAAAATTGAACTTAAAATAA
- a CDS encoding acetyl-CoA C-acetyltransferase has product MKDVVIVSAVRTAIGAYGKALKDVPAVELGAIVIKEAVKRANIKPEEINEVIFGNVLQAGLGQNPARQAAVKAGLPVEIPAFTINKVCGSGLRAISLAAQIIKAGDADAIAVGGMENMSSAPFLLDNARWGQRMGHGEFIDEMIKDGLWDAFNDYHMGVTAENVAEKWNVTREEQDEFSLLSQQKAEKAIKSGEFKDEIIPVVIKTKKGEIIFDQDEFPRFGNTIEALKKLKPIFKENGTVTAGNASGLNDGAAALVIMSADKAKALGIKPLAKITSYGSAGLDPAIMGYGAFYATKAALDKINLKAEDLDLIEANEAYASQSIAIARDLNLDMNKVNVNGGAIALGHPIGASGARILVTLLHAMEKRDAKKGLATLCIGGGQGTALIVERE; this is encoded by the coding sequence ATGAAAGATGTAGTAATAGTAAGTGCAGTAAGAACTGCAATAGGAGCTTATGGAAAGGCTTTAAAAGATGTACCTGCAGTTGAATTAGGTGCAATAGTAATAAAAGAAGCTGTTAAAAGAGCAAATATTAAACCAGAGGAAATTAATGAAGTTATCTTTGGAAATGTGCTTCAAGCAGGCCTTGGACAAAACCCAGCAAGGCAAGCCGCTGTGAAAGCTGGACTACCTGTAGAAATACCTGCATTTACAATTAATAAGGTTTGTGGTTCAGGATTAAGAGCTATAAGTTTAGCAGCACAAATTATAAAAGCTGGTGATGCTGATGCTATCGCAGTAGGTGGTATGGAAAACATGTCTAGTGCACCATTTTTACTTGATAATGCAAGATGGGGACAAAGAATGGGACATGGAGAATTCATTGATGAAATGATAAAAGATGGTTTATGGGATGCATTCAATGATTATCATATGGGAGTAACTGCAGAAAACGTGGCTGAGAAATGGAATGTAACAAGAGAAGAACAAGATGAATTTTCACTTTTATCACAACAAAAAGCTGAAAAAGCGATAAAGAGTGGAGAATTCAAAGATGAAATAATTCCAGTAGTAATTAAAACTAAAAAAGGTGAAATAATATTTGATCAAGATGAATTCCCTAGGTTTGGCAATACTATAGAAGCATTAAAAAAACTTAAACCTATTTTTAAGGAAAATGGTACAGTTACAGCAGGAAATGCATCTGGATTAAATGATGGAGCAGCAGCATTAGTAATTATGAGTGCAGATAAAGCTAAAGCTCTAGGAATAAAGCCACTTGCTAAAATCACTTCTTATGGATCAGCAGGATTAGACCCAGCAATAATGGGATATGGTGCATTTTATGCAACAAAAGCTGCCTTAGATAAAATCAATTTAAAAGCTGAGGATTTAGATTTAATCGAAGCAAATGAAGCCTATGCATCACAAAGTATAGCAATAGCTAGAGATTTAAACTTAGATATGAATAAAGTAAATGTTAATGGGGGAGCCATAGCTCTTGGACATCCTATTGGTGCATCTGGAGCACGTATTTTAGTAACTTTGCTACATGCTATGGAAAAAAGAGATGCGAAAAAAGGACTTGCAACATTATGCATTGGTGGAGGTCAAGGGACTGCCTTAATAGTTGAAAGAGAATAA
- a CDS encoding LysR family transcriptional regulator, with product MDIRHLKTFKSIIEEGNFSNAAMKLGYTQSTVTSQIQQLEQELSIKLFEKIGRNMVLTPLGKELIPYADELLNTVKKIESIGKYGDNITGELKIAVAESLMSYKLQNVLAMFKEKAPNVRLSMVALNCYDIKNMLASGEIDLGLMYNVGSKNESLNAVKLSDFDVALVCSPQFEQEKLDFSTPNQKINTSLIINEVESIYRKILESYFFDKNIFLDNTIELGSIEAIKKCVASNLGISFLPRFTIEEELENGKLKELKAGDLNAKITAIYAYHKNKWISPAMSLFIELVRKDFNIQ from the coding sequence ATGGATATAAGACATTTAAAAACTTTTAAAAGTATTATAGAAGAAGGTAATTTTTCAAATGCAGCAATGAAATTAGGGTATACTCAATCTACTGTTACCTCACAAATTCAGCAGTTAGAGCAGGAACTCTCAATAAAATTATTCGAAAAAATTGGACGTAATATGGTACTAACTCCTTTAGGAAAAGAATTAATACCATACGCCGATGAATTGCTTAATACAGTGAAAAAAATTGAAAGCATTGGTAAATATGGCGATAACATTACAGGAGAATTAAAAATTGCTGTTGCAGAATCTTTAATGTCTTATAAATTACAGAATGTATTAGCTATGTTTAAAGAAAAAGCTCCTAATGTAAGACTTTCTATGGTTGCGCTCAATTGCTATGACATAAAAAATATGTTAGCTAGTGGTGAAATAGACCTTGGCTTGATGTATAATGTGGGAAGTAAAAATGAAAGTTTAAATGCTGTGAAGCTTTCTGATTTCGATGTAGCTTTAGTATGCTCACCGCAATTTGAACAAGAAAAATTAGATTTCAGCACACCTAACCAAAAAATAAATACAAGCCTTATCATCAACGAAGTTGAATCCATTTATCGAAAAATACTTGAAAGTTATTTTTTTGATAAAAATATATTCCTAGATAATACAATCGAACTTGGCAGCATTGAAGCGATAAAAAAATGTGTTGCGAGTAATCTTGGAATTTCGTTTTTGCCTCGTTTTACAATAGAGGAGGAGCTTGAAAATGGTAAATTAAAAGAACTCAAAGCAGGCGACTTAAATGCTAAAATCACGGCAATTTATGCTTATCACAAGAATAAGTGGATCAGCCCTGCAATGTCTTTATTTATTGAATTGGTGAGAAAAGATTTTAATATTCAATAA
- a CDS encoding SDR family NAD(P)-dependent oxidoreductase, which translates to MNPNNKIALVTGGSRGIGRNSAISLSKKGIDVIITYNNQKEKADEVVKEIEANGGKAAAIQLDVSNISSFDSFAYKLSDVLKDKWNREQFDFLINNAGISNHTPILEVTEEEFDKIVNIHFKGVFFLTQKLIPLIADKGGIVNTSTGLTRFTFPGSGLYASAKGAVEVFSRYLAVELGARGIRVNTIAPGAVNTEFSGDTYIKNPGLKDIVGSHAALGRIGEASDIGGVVASLCTDEMGWVTGQRIEASGGTLL; encoded by the coding sequence ATGAACCCAAATAATAAAATTGCATTAGTTACAGGTGGAAGTCGTGGAATTGGCAGAAATTCTGCAATATCATTATCTAAAAAAGGAATAGATGTAATTATCACTTACAATAATCAAAAAGAAAAAGCAGATGAAGTTGTAAAAGAAATTGAAGCAAATGGTGGTAAAGCTGCTGCTATTCAGCTTGATGTAAGTAATATATCTTCCTTTGATTCCTTTGCATATAAGTTATCAGATGTTTTAAAGGATAAATGGAATAGAGAGCAGTTTGATTTTTTAATTAATAATGCTGGGATCTCAAATCACACTCCTATTTTAGAAGTTACAGAAGAGGAATTTGACAAAATAGTTAATATACACTTTAAAGGAGTTTTCTTTTTGACACAAAAACTAATTCCGCTTATTGCTGACAAAGGTGGAATTGTGAACACTTCAACAGGATTAACTCGCTTTACATTCCCAGGTTCTGGACTTTATGCTTCTGCAAAAGGTGCAGTAGAAGTTTTTTCTAGATATTTAGCTGTAGAATTAGGAGCTAGAGGTATAAGAGTGAATACTATAGCGCCTGGAGCTGTTAACACTGAATTTAGTGGAGATACTTATATTAAAAATCCAGGTTTGAAAGATATTGTTGGTTCTCATGCTGCACTAGGAAGAATTGGAGAAGCTTCTGATATTGGAGGTGTTGTCGCTAGTCTATGCACGGATGAAATGGGATGGGTTACAGGTCAACGTATTGAAGCATCTGGCGGTACTTTACTATAA
- a CDS encoding MerR family transcriptional regulator encodes MTYTIKDISKMFGISIYTIRFYDKEGLLPFVMRNKSGNRVFTESDVSLFRTICCLKNTGMQLKDIKKYIDFCMEGTSTIDSRKELLLEHQEVILNQINELNENLDLIHFKIERYSSPDSVQIINEERKKFYDEKRKNNLL; translated from the coding sequence TTGACTTATACAATAAAAGATATATCAAAAATGTTTGGAATTTCTATATATACAATTCGTTTTTATGACAAAGAAGGACTTCTACCATTTGTCATGAGAAATAAGTCTGGAAACAGAGTTTTTACTGAATCAGACGTAAGTCTGTTTAGAACAATTTGCTGTCTAAAGAATACTGGCATGCAACTTAAGGATATAAAAAAGTATATTGATTTCTGCATGGAAGGTACTAGCACCATAGATTCACGAAAAGAATTACTTTTAGAACATCAAGAAGTAATTTTAAATCAAATAAATGAACTCAATGAAAATTTAGACCTTATTCATTTTAAAATAGAAAGGTATTCATCTCCTGACTCAGTCCAAATTATTAACGAAGAAAGGAAAAAATTTTATGATGAAAAACGTAAAAATAACTTGTTATAG